CTACCTTCTTCCCCTCTTCCCCCAGCTTCTCCCTCAAATGGCGCACGTGGACATCCACAGTTCTTGTGCCACCGAGATATTCGTATCCCCAGATATTTTCAATGAGAAAAGTTCTGCTGAGCACTTTGCCCTTTTTTTTCATTAACAGATAAAGCAGATTAAACTCTTTTGGTGTAAGGTCGATTTTTTTATCCATTACATATACCATATGTTCAGTTGAATCGAGCCTAATCTCTCCAGACACCAGAACCTCTCCGGGCTCGCCTGCATAGAGAATCCTTCTTAGAACAGCCCTCGTTCTGGCCACCAGTTCAGCTGTACTGAAAGGCTTGGTCATATAGTCGTCAGCTCCTGCTTCCAACCCAGCAATCTTGTCAGTCTCAGTCGATTTTACAGTCAACATGATAATGGGAATAGAACTCGTTTTTTTATCTCGCTTCAAAATACGACAAACCTCTATACCTCCGATACCCGGGAGATTCAAATCTAAAATTATGAGGTCGGGATTAGATTCTTTGACCTTCTTGATAGCAAGATCAGCATTGCGTGCCGAAATGACAAAGTAATTATTCCGTTCTAATACATCTTTGACCAGTTCCACAAGGTCTGGTTCATCATCGACCACTAAAATCTTCTGTTTTGCCACAACCACTCCTCCTATCTCATTATGGTGATTTCTATTTTATTCTCCTGTCTATTATGTAATTGCTCCCCTCAAGAGACTTTATATGCTTCTTTAACTCAGCACCTACTGCTACAATCTGTCCTTTATGGCTAAATTTCCTTCTCGTATTGGTTACTACACCAATGGTTATGGTCATTATGGGAAACTTATTTGTGTTCCCCTGTCTGTCTTTCCCTGTGATGTATCCCTTGATTCGGTCTTTTGATGAATAGAATTTAAGAATCTTTTTATCAAACGATTTAATAATCGCAGAACAGATTAAATCGATTTTATCCGGCGTAGTAATGGCGATGAAGTCGTCTCCGCCAATATGCCCGATAAAATCTTCAGGATTGCCCATCTCTTTTATATATTCGATAATTATCCTGGCTGTCTGCTGGATTACTTTATCCCCGAGTTCGAAGCTATACCTGTCGTTAAAAGCCTTAAAATTGTCAAGGTCGAAATAGAGCACTGCGAAAAGTCTGTCGCCGTCGATACGCTCTTCGATATCCTCAATGATTGCGGTATTGCCAGGAAGACGAGTGAGCGGGTTTGCTTCCAAGCCTCGCAGTGTGCGTTTGAGCACCATCTTCACCCTGGCTAAGAGAACACCCGGCCGGAAAGGCTTTACTATATAGTCATCAGCACCGATGCCCAACCCTTTAATTTCATCTTTCTCTCCTCCTTTAACTGTTAACATAATGATGGGAATATTGGACAGGAGGAGATCTCCTCTTATCTCCCGGCAAACCTGATATCCGTCTACCTTGGGCATCAAAATGTCCAGGAGAATCAAATCGGGAGATTCGGTATAGACTTTTTCTAGTGCCTCCTTAGCGTTGTAAGCAGGAATAACCTTATATCCTCCTGATTCCAGGATATCCCTGATCAGTTCCACTACATACTTTTCATCATCAACAACTAAGATTTTCCTTTTAGCCATAAAAGTTCCCTCTCTCTAAAGCAGAGTTTCACTCTTTAGCTACGCTATTTAGAAGATAGTTTGTGAAGAGCACTTGGAATTTTAGCCAAAAAACGAGGACAAGTGTTCCCCTTCGGGAACACTTCCATAGGGGTTTCTCCCCTCTGGATTCATCGGGACAGCGACCCCTTTATTTTTGCACCCTCGAGAGTCGTTGCGAGGAAACGAAGCGA
The DNA window shown above is from bacterium and carries:
- a CDS encoding response regulator, with the protein product MAKQKILVVDDEPDLVELVKDVLERNNYFVISARNADLAIKKVKESNPDLIILDLNLPGIGGIEVCRILKRDKKTSSIPIIMLTVKSTETDKIAGLEAGADDYMTKPFSTAELVARTRAVLRRILYAGEPGEVLVSGEIRLDSTEHMVYVMDKKIDLTPKEFNLLYLLMKKKGKVLSRTFLIENIWGYEYLGGTRTVDVHVRHLREKLGEEGKKV
- a CDS encoding response regulator, whose product is MAKRKILVVDDEKYVVELIRDILESGGYKVIPAYNAKEALEKVYTESPDLILLDILMPKVDGYQVCREIRGDLLLSNIPIIMLTVKGGEKDEIKGLGIGADDYIVKPFRPGVLLARVKMVLKRTLRGLEANPLTRLPGNTAIIEDIEERIDGDRLFAVLYFDLDNFKAFNDRYSFELGDKVIQQTARIIIEYIKEMGNPEDFIGHIGGDDFIAITTPDKIDLICSAIIKSFDKKILKFYSSKDRIKGYITGKDRQGNTNKFPIMTITIGVVTNTRRKFSHKGQIVAVGAELKKHIKSLEGSNYIIDRRIK